The following are encoded in a window of Mycolicibacterium tusciae JS617 genomic DNA:
- a CDS encoding beta-phosphoglucomutase family hydrolase, which produces MTGRTEPVGPELPCVRSYAAVVFDMDGVVTDTAQVHAAAWKTLFDQVLPELAAASTPSFDVEADYRRYVDGRTREDGVRTFLASRGIELTEGSADDPAQLCTVRGLATRKQQLFAEQLVRGGAVAFPSTEALLRRLRASDIPTALVTSSRNSEAVLAAAGVSDLFDARVDGSDALRLALPGKPDPAMFLEAARRLRVDPARSVVVEDAEAGVRAGAAGGFGLVVGVDRVGNRAGLLAAGAQMVVEDLAALDLAAPVCDSAENWCGGAATPTDAWLLAYDGFDPALEGTREALCTLGNGYWATRGCVPGSTADAVHYPGTYLAGVYNRQRSDVGGRVVEDEHLVNAPDWKSLTVGPPGRAPYRHGSAEMLSDTQQLDLRRGVLTRACRYRDANGRTTLVTTRSFVHMALKHLAGLEVTVEAEDWSGPISVRCGLDGRVANRNVAEYRLLANQHLLPVAGRQVDPETVVLEVVTSQSQVHIAVAARTLLHAEDPNADADVDAVRVIEDHPGYIGQELVLALRAGHPVTVEKVAAVATSRDRALSSAALSAAAKVARAASANELLASHEAAWQRLWDRFGVDIRAGQRQALALNLNTFHVLQAVSAAGPDLDAGVPARGLHGEGYRGHVFWDEMFVYPMLTLRRPELTRALLYYRHRRLDEARAAAHAAGLDGAMFPWQSGSDGREETPSELYNLRTGTWLPDNSHRQRHVGLAIAYSVWQYYQATADLSFLIHMGAELMVEVTRLFASMATYDASSDRFDIAGVMGPDEFHDGYPDAPGQGVRNNAYTNVMLAWLITRTMEAIDLLAGSDCGPAWDRIALRPGERDNWDRIRHRLRVPFHADGVISQFEGYERLVEFAWDAYRSRYGDIGRLDLILAAEGDSPNRYRLSKQADVLMLLYLLSAEELRAVLDRLGYPLPPEAVRRTVEFYGARTTHGSTLSRLVHSWVLGRSDRQSSWSLFTRALDSDLADIQGGTTREGVHIGAMEGTVDMVLRCYAGLETRGDMLRLHPVLPPELPRTAFEIVYRGQPISVELTRERVRLHLHAHIGDPVTA; this is translated from the coding sequence GTGACCGGCCGGACAGAACCGGTCGGGCCGGAGCTGCCATGCGTGCGTTCCTATGCCGCGGTCGTGTTCGACATGGACGGCGTGGTTACCGACACCGCCCAGGTGCACGCCGCGGCCTGGAAGACGCTCTTCGACCAGGTGCTTCCCGAGCTGGCCGCGGCGTCGACGCCAAGTTTCGACGTGGAGGCCGACTACCGGCGCTACGTCGATGGGCGTACCCGTGAGGACGGCGTGCGGACATTCCTCGCGTCGCGGGGGATCGAACTCACTGAGGGTTCAGCTGACGACCCCGCGCAGCTGTGCACCGTGCGCGGGCTGGCGACGCGCAAGCAGCAGCTCTTCGCCGAACAGCTCGTCCGGGGCGGGGCCGTGGCCTTCCCCAGCACCGAGGCGCTGCTGCGGCGACTGCGGGCCAGTGACATCCCGACCGCATTGGTGACCTCCAGCCGCAACAGCGAGGCAGTGCTGGCCGCAGCGGGCGTGAGCGACCTGTTCGACGCCCGGGTTGACGGCAGCGACGCGCTGCGGCTCGCATTGCCCGGCAAGCCCGACCCGGCGATGTTTCTGGAGGCGGCGCGCCGGCTGCGCGTCGACCCGGCCCGCTCGGTGGTGGTGGAGGATGCCGAGGCGGGCGTTCGGGCCGGCGCGGCCGGCGGCTTTGGTCTGGTTGTGGGTGTTGACCGGGTGGGCAACCGGGCTGGGCTGCTGGCCGCCGGGGCGCAGATGGTGGTGGAGGACCTGGCCGCCCTCGACCTGGCCGCCCCGGTCTGCGACTCGGCCGAAAACTGGTGCGGCGGCGCGGCGACCCCGACGGACGCTTGGCTGCTGGCCTACGACGGGTTTGACCCGGCGCTGGAGGGCACCCGTGAGGCGCTGTGCACTCTCGGCAACGGCTACTGGGCCACCCGGGGATGCGTGCCCGGCAGCACAGCCGACGCCGTGCACTACCCCGGCACCTACCTGGCCGGCGTCTACAACCGGCAACGCAGCGATGTGGGAGGACGAGTCGTCGAGGACGAGCACCTCGTCAACGCGCCGGACTGGAAGTCGCTGACGGTCGGCCCGCCCGGCCGAGCGCCGTACCGGCACGGGTCTGCCGAGATGCTCAGCGATACACAGCAACTCGACCTGCGCCGTGGCGTGCTCACCCGCGCCTGCCGCTACCGCGACGCCAACGGCCGCACCACGCTGGTGACTACTCGTTCCTTTGTGCACATGGCGTTGAAACATCTCGCGGGGCTCGAAGTGACGGTGGAGGCCGAAGACTGGTCCGGCCCGATTTCTGTCCGCTGCGGCCTTGACGGGCGGGTGGCCAACCGCAACGTCGCAGAGTACCGGCTACTGGCCAATCAGCACCTGCTGCCGGTCGCCGGCCGGCAGGTCGACCCCGAAACCGTTGTGCTGGAAGTGGTTACCAGCCAGTCCCAAGTGCACATAGCGGTGGCGGCGCGTACCTTGCTGCACGCCGAGGACCCGAACGCCGACGCCGATGTCGATGCGGTGCGGGTCATCGAGGATCACCCCGGCTACATCGGTCAGGAGCTGGTGCTGGCACTACGGGCGGGGCACCCGGTGACGGTCGAAAAGGTCGCCGCGGTCGCCACTTCCCGGGATCGTGCCCTGTCGAGCGCGGCGCTGTCGGCCGCCGCCAAGGTCGCGCGGGCCGCCTCAGCCAATGAGCTGTTGGCTTCCCACGAAGCCGCCTGGCAGCGGCTGTGGGACAGATTCGGCGTCGACATTCGGGCGGGACAGCGCCAGGCGCTAGCGCTGAACCTCAACACATTCCACGTGCTGCAAGCGGTTTCAGCGGCAGGGCCGGACCTGGATGCGGGCGTACCGGCGCGCGGCCTGCACGGGGAGGGCTACCGCGGGCACGTGTTCTGGGACGAAATGTTCGTCTACCCCATGCTCACCCTGCGCCGCCCAGAACTGACCCGGGCACTGCTGTATTACCGTCACCGCCGCCTGGACGAGGCCCGGGCAGCCGCACACGCCGCCGGCCTGGACGGGGCCATGTTCCCCTGGCAGAGCGGCAGCGACGGCCGGGAAGAAACACCGAGCGAGCTCTACAACCTGCGCACCGGAACCTGGCTGCCCGACAACTCCCACCGGCAGCGCCACGTCGGGCTGGCCATCGCCTACAGCGTTTGGCAGTACTACCAGGCCACCGCCGATCTCTCCTTTCTGATCCACATGGGCGCCGAGCTGATGGTCGAGGTCACCCGGCTCTTCGCGAGCATGGCAACCTACGACGCGTCATCGGACCGTTTCGACATCGCCGGGGTGATGGGACCCGACGAATTTCACGACGGCTACCCCGATGCGCCCGGTCAAGGTGTGCGTAACAACGCCTACACGAATGTGATGCTCGCCTGGCTCATCACCCGCACCATGGAGGCCATCGACCTGCTCGCCGGGAGCGATTGCGGCCCGGCGTGGGACCGTATTGCGCTGCGGCCTGGTGAACGCGACAACTGGGATCGGATCCGGCACCGGCTGCGGGTGCCGTTCCACGCCGACGGCGTGATCAGCCAGTTCGAGGGGTATGAGCGGCTCGTCGAATTCGCTTGGGACGCTTACCGGTCCCGGTACGGCGACATCGGGCGCCTCGACCTTATTCTCGCCGCTGAGGGCGACAGCCCGAACCGCTACCGCCTGTCCAAACAGGCCGACGTACTGATGCTGCTCTACCTGCTCTCCGCGGAGGAGCTGCGGGCGGTGCTGGATCGGCTCGGCTACCCCCTTCCGCCGGAGGCGGTGCGGCGCACCGTCGAGTTCTACGGTGCCCGAACGACGCACGGCTCGACGCTGAGCCGGCTCGTGCACAGCTGGGTGCTGGGCCGCAGCGACCGGCAATCCTCATGGTCGCTGTTCACCCGGGCGTTGGACAGCGATCTCGCCGACATTCAGGGCGGCACCACCCGCGAAGGTGTTCATATCGGCGCGATGGAAGGCACCGTCGACATGGTGCTGCGCTGCTACGCCGGCCTGGAGACCCGCGGCGACATGTTGCGGCTGCATCCGGTGCTGCCGCCCGAGCTGCCCCGCACAGCGTTCGAGATCGTCTACCGCGGCCAGCCGATCAGCGTGGAACTGACCCGCGAGCGGGTCCGCTTGCACCTGCACGCGCACATCGGCGACCCCGTCACCGCGTGA
- a CDS encoding general stress protein, which yields MDSHSDQSFDDPASQADASAEYRVIASYRDYTQAQRAVDYLSDAEFPVENLRIIGHGVTTVEAVIGRMTKGRAALMGASSGAWWGLLIGLLLAMFAVGTAWFGVMVAGLLAGAVWGAIFGFAGHWATRGRRDFTSVSTLAAERYDIVCTPALTAKAATLLTTLHN from the coding sequence ATGGACAGCCATTCCGATCAATCGTTCGACGACCCGGCGAGTCAGGCCGACGCCAGCGCCGAGTATCGAGTGATAGCCAGCTACCGCGACTACACCCAAGCGCAGCGGGCCGTCGACTATCTGTCTGATGCCGAGTTCCCCGTGGAGAATCTGCGCATTATCGGCCACGGAGTCACCACTGTGGAAGCCGTCATCGGCCGCATGACTAAGGGCCGCGCCGCGCTCATGGGCGCGTCGAGCGGAGCCTGGTGGGGCTTGTTGATCGGTCTGCTTTTGGCAATGTTCGCCGTTGGCACCGCATGGTTCGGCGTCATGGTCGCTGGCCTGCTTGCCGGCGCCGTCTGGGGGGCGATCTTCGGTTTCGCCGGGCATTGGGCCACCCGCGGCCGCCGCGACTTCACCTCGGTGTCCACCCTCGCAGCCGAGCGCTACGACATCGTCTGCACGCCGGCCCTGACCGCCAAAGCCGCCACCTTGCTCACCACGCTGCACAATTAG
- a CDS encoding three-helix bundle dimerization domain-containing protein, whose protein sequence is MSRMKLAGSDLTGSAARSAPTSPVPEPSGLPVDELDSIVAVLTAKFPTCTRARVRDVIYETHRRLAAAARVRAHLIPLTVNLSRSQLELEMRTPRRAVTRS, encoded by the coding sequence ATGAGCCGGATGAAACTGGCCGGCTCGGACCTGACCGGCTCGGCGGCGAGATCCGCGCCGACGTCGCCAGTCCCCGAGCCGTCCGGGCTTCCTGTGGACGAGTTGGATTCGATCGTGGCCGTATTGACTGCGAAGTTTCCGACGTGCACGCGCGCTCGCGTGCGAGATGTCATATACGAAACCCATCGGCGCCTCGCCGCGGCGGCTCGTGTCCGTGCGCATCTAATTCCGTTGACTGTCAACCTGTCCAGGTCACAACTGGAGCTGGAGATGCGCACGCCGCGTCGTGCGGTGACTCGGTCGTAG